TTACTGTGTGCCAGCAATGGCGAATTAAAGACAGCTCCTTCGCGCCTGTTTCAGTTCAAACAGCACGGCGCCTTCTAACCGCCAAACTGACCTTTTAGTTTTACTTGACAATACTGCATCAAATATAGCTGATAACTATGAAAATATTCGTGttttaaaataagtaaaactgaaaacagtcgaaatattacatttgaaatatatttgcattaaacatattttaaactaaataaaacaagTGATGTATAATTCAGCAATATAATACGTACGTATTTTGAAAAATACACGTACTTGTCAACTTTTACAGTATAACTCTGATTTTACTGTAAGTGTACTCTGAATATCATttatacccacaatgcattgcatAATACTGTAAAATACCGTAAAACAATATTACAGTACCATACTGTTGAATATTTGCTGTAAATTTACAgccattttttacagtgtagctTAAGTGATTATTAGTGTATTATTAGTATAttcaaatattaataaatacgaAGAAATGTTTTCAAGATGATAACTAACTGATAATCTGTTAATTACACCTGTTTTAATGCTCATGTTTGTTACAGACTTAATTATTACTAAAAACATAatcttttcccctttttttcaGGTTTATGTTTGTAAAGACGACAGGAAAGAGCAGTACTTCAATGTATGTATGATTCCAGCACTGTTGGTTTACTATTATAATGACTTCTAGGTGGACTAAGCTACGGAGAATTCTGAAACAGGTTCAGACTCATTTGCAGAGCATTAGGGAAATTAATGAGGCCATTCAACATGTAGGACAAGACATTACTGCTATTCCTAGCAGCAGTGGgacaaataatatcactttgaAATGCAGAGATGTTTCATCAGAAAAGTCTGTGGTTAGTCCTAACTTGTCAGAAGTTGATATAGAGGAAGGTAGAAATTCTGAATCTGAAGATAGAAGATCTGAAGGTAGCAGGTCTGAATCTGAAGATGAAGGTAGAAGGTCTGAAGATGAAGATTTAGATGAATCAGATCAAGACCATTGTTTGAAGCTTGGTGATGGattggctcagtgggcagtgGGCCACAAAATTTCACATTCAGCTCTTCGTGATTTACTTTACTTACTGAAAAAAGATTTTCCAGATTTACCTAATGATCCACGTACATTACTGAGGACTGCACCTAAGATCCTGGTTAAAGACATTGCAGGTGGCTCCTATTATCATTTTGGACTATTGACAGGTTTGAAAAAGTTGCTTGAACAATGCCAGGGCATAGAGCAAATCAGTGACTGTATAAAAGTACAAATAAATGTGGATGATCTGCCATTGTTTAAGGCATCATCTGTGCAGTTTTGGCCAATTTTAGGGCTCGTCATGGGTCTTAAAACAAAGAAACCCTTCATCATTGATTTGTTTTGTGGAAATAGTAAACCTCCATCTGCTACAGAATACCTCAAAGATTTTGTTGATGAAGTAATCTTTCTGAAAAGTAATGGAGTTTCTTTTGGTGGTCACCATTACCAGGTAGAAATagcagcatgtgtgtgtgacactCCAGCAAGAGCCTTTGTCAAAAATATTAAGAGTCACAATGGATGTTTGGagactgaggaagaggaagaaagGCTCAGACGTACATCACGGTAAGTTAATTGGCAGTTTGGCCAATTAACTTTGGAAGTGGTAATATGATATTTAACATTATTTGTTTCCTGTTTTATCCCCTAAATTAGAGTTCCGACCCGATACCAGACCGTTTCCTCAGAAGAGGATGAGTTGGATCAGGGGCAAAGGGTCAGAACATCACCAGTGCCTGTGCTTGAAAAACGTCCGTCTACCACCACGAAAAGGATTGGGGATCATAGCGTGGAAAATGAGCAATCCATTTCGAGTGCCAGCACAAGCACAGGTAAGACTATTTTTAAACACGTCAGACATTTCTGGAAAAGTTTACAAGTTGGATTACTCACAGTTGTGTAAAGTCTTATGACTTTTGAAGTTTCTGCAATCATTACATTGATTTTGAACGTCTAATTGATGTAAACAATGTTTCATTCAGGGTTCGAGTTGACGGCCATTAGGATACTGATGGAGCTATCTGTGGAAGTAAAGGAGCTTCGACAGAGGCTTGACCATAATACAGCTCTCCTTAATGACCTGGTCAGAGAGAAAGAGGCTGATGTTTCCGTTTATCTAAAGGAGGATCCTATCAGCGCTGATCTGCAATTAGATCTGCCTCTAACTTTACCCGAGGACCTGCAGGAGCTAGACCTGAAGTTGGAGGATGTGGATTTTGCAAATAAATTGGTAAATTTTTGTGATTTCTATGGAAATTTGTACCTGTGAAGTACCCTTAACATGACCAGTCATTAGCTTTGTTTAAACTGTTACAGCTCTTATGTGAGTTTCCTTTAGCATTTTGTATATGTTCAGAGTTAAGGAGAAGAGGCACTGTCATTATGGCTTTTACCCATGTGCTTTTTCAGGGATCTTAGTATATATTGGTATACTTGAAAATATGTTGTAAAATTTGATGTACTGTAGGAGcataattcattttgtttacTTCCTTCAGGTGTTAAAACTTGCTGTTCTTGGCGGCAAGGACGTGCCAAGCACCACCAGGAGAATACTGGCAAACCTCCTGGCACCAGAGCTGGCACGAGAGTATAACTGGACAGGTGCCAAAGGGAAAAAAGAATTTAAGAATTTCAAGATAAATAACATTATACTCCGTAAGTATaaattgttaaaaataaatttatagTGACGTTACCAATACATTTCTATCAATGTACATTGAATTTGTTATGGATTTTATACAATTTGTTAACGGTCCTTGAATGATATTGCTGTCATTTGAAATTCTCTAAAGTTCAAATTAAGACCTTcaaaaaggaaatgtttaaattataattatttattattaaattaattcTCTATGTTTGGACTAAACAGAATTGTGATCAAAATGTTTTTCTAGTTTTCTGCTAACATCTTAGATCTTTCTGTATCTATGGTGTAGTTAGTTTTCAGTAATTGGTCTGAAAAAGTCCTTAAACTATTTAATACACCTGATGACACAGACAATTTGTACTCTGGGATTGACTAATATAATAATttgattgtttttaaataaacagacaaaacaTCAATTACTGCCAAATGGAATGCACAAATTTAATTAGATTATTCCTCATCTTTGTTTTGTCAGGCGCTGTGCGGCAAAATTCTAAAACAAAAGACACTACAAAGGATGAGGTGAAAGGAAGCATCACCTCATTCCTGTATAATGCACGAGATTTAAAAGGCGGAAGAAGTAAGAGACGTACGGCAGAGCAGGAGAGTGGTGGCCCGTCCAAGCAGGGACGAGTGGAAGTGGACTAGGAGGTATTGTAATCCTCAAGgctttgtaaaaataaatgtataaagtgatttttattttattttttaatttgatttttattttattttataatttaatttgtattttatttttatttaattgtgatgtgtgattttctttaaataaattttgCATAAAACTGATTTTCTGCTTCTTTACTTTTGGTTCAGCCACAGTTTAATTTATCAGTTATTTTACAGGTTTACCTAGCTCATTACTGTTTGCTTGATTTAATTTAGTTACCGTGTGTAAATAATCTTAATATAATCCAGTAGGATCTTTTCATAGCGATCATTCCAAATACCAGCTACTGTACTATGGATGCCACAGTTTAAATTAGCAGGATTGTGAAAACACTAACCACATTTTCTGGATTACTTTCTCTTGTAAAACGTAATTTGTTCTTTGAgtatgcaaaatgcaaaatttgTAATTTTAACTGTTTAATCACAAACATCCCAGATAAATCCCagatctttgcccatatgggctggcccacattgtgcccaggtaaTGTAACCCAGATGGGCCCCAGATAAACCCCACATCTTTGCCAatatgggccccagataaatcccacatctttgcccagatgggccccagataaaccccacatctttgcccatatggacCTGTAAGGAAGAGGACTCCCTTACTAGTTTTATTGTAATCTGCATGGCATGTTGGTAGTATGCTTCTCGTTTTATTAAAGGCACTGTATGTACACTTTGTTTGGCATCGCACTTTCACGGCGGCTCCTCATCAAGGAAGGTGGTGGTGCCTGTGAAACAGAAAAGGAATGGTGATTGTAAGATGTGCTGACTCACCTTTCTTTCCTGTGTTCTCTCCAGGGTGTTTGGGCAAATGTTTCCCCGGGGGTCCAGACACCAGTTAAAGGTTCCGGGAGAGACCACGGGTTAAGGGAGTGTGGGGAATCTTTTGTGTTTGGGGTTTTTTGGGGTTTAGAATATGGGGTTTGAGGTAAGAGTAAAGTGGAAAATATTtattgatatgaaagtgtgaaatgtatttgtatatttatgtattcagGTTAATGTGTTGTGTATTATGGTGGAAGGTTGGGATTTAAGAAAATACCTGTGAGTGGAATGATGGTTTAACCTGTGACAGCTGAAAGTATTTAAGGCTGCCAGTTGTCATTAGACGAGTTGTAATTGTTGGAAGAAGAGCTGCATGACAATAAATATGTGTTGTTCCACTGCATTGGTTTAGTCTTCCTCACTGTCCAATCCAGCCGCTAAGGGCCGCCTCGTTACAagtggtgtcagaagtgggaacACTTATGCCACAGTGAGAAGATGATGACAAGAGGTGGAAAAAAACCGGGCCAAGAGGAGCAGCCTGATGAAGGAGTTGGAGCTGCATCTGAGCTAGAGGCCATGGCAGTAACAAGCCCTGAGGACAAATTGGAGGAGCTGACAGGGTTGGTGAAATCCCTTATTCGGTCTCATGCAGTCAGAGACCAGAAGTGGGAGAAAGATTTGTCACGTCAGGAGCAGAGGTGGAAAAGCATGCAGCATCAATTTCAGCAAATTCAGTTACAAGTTAATACTGTAATTGATAAGCCTGAGCCATCAGAGGTGCCAGTACCCCCTGCAACGTTGGAAGAACAGGAACACGCGTTCAATGTTGACAGTCAAGTGGCCCAGGGGTCCAGGTCTTCAATTAAACCTAAACTTTTTCCTCTGTCACCAGAAGATGACATTGAACATTTTCTCACCACGTTTGAAAGAATGGCAAACGTGTGTCGATGGCCCAGAGATGAGTGGGCTATTCGTCTGGTTCCCCTGTTGACAGGTAAAGCCCGTACAGCCTATATTCTTATGGACTTAACAGACGCTGATGACTATGATAAAGTGAAGGAGGCAATTCTGGAAAAATATGAGATCACCGCTGACATCTACAGACGCCGCTTCAGATCCCTGAAAGTTGAATCAGGTGAGACGCCACGTGAACTTTATGTAAGACTGAAAGACTTGTTTTCAAGATGGATTAAACCTGAACAATCAGCTGTAGAAGAAATATCTGAGCAGATAATTCTGGAGCAGTTTTTGAGAATGGTTAATCCAGAGCTGGAGATCTGGATACGTGAGCGTGACCCGAAGACTGCAAAGGAAGCAGCTAGCCTCGCGGAGGTTTTCACTTCAGCCAGAAAGGGAAGCAAGAGCACCTACTTTAGCCGGGAGACCCACTACGCCCAACCAAGTAAGTCCATTGGGGGTGAACAGGGTTCTGGTCAAGTCCAGGCTAGAAATTTTTCTAGTTCTAGGCAGTTCCCTTCTAGTAGACCTCACAATGTGAAGAATTCCTTTAAGTCTTCAGTGCAGGATGTTGAATGTTATCACTGTCATAACTTTGGCCATATACAACAATTTTGCCCTGCCCTTAAGTCAAAACCATCTCTTTTGTGTGCAGTTCCAAGGCCAGCCATAGAGCCGGTAGGAAAGAAGGCTTGTACTGTCCCTGTTTTAATTAATGAGCGTAAAGAAGAAGCTTTGCTCGAGTCTGGTTGCTTTCAAATTCTGGTGCACTCTAGCATAATTGCTGGGGGAAAGTTAAGTGGGGTGGGGGCTACAATAAGTTGTGTGCATGGGGATGAATACATGTACCCCACTGCTGAGGTTTATCTGACGGTGGGAGGTCAGACTTATTTGTTAGTGGTAGTTGTGGTTC
The Paramormyrops kingsleyae isolate MSU_618 chromosome 4, PKINGS_0.4, whole genome shotgun sequence genome window above contains:
- the LOC111844269 gene encoding uncharacterized protein isoform X1, with the protein product MGLKTKKPFIIDLFCGNSKPPSATEYLKDFVDEVIFLKSNGVSFGGHHYQVEIAACVCDTPARAFVKNIKSHNGCLETEEEEERLRRTSRVPTRYQTVSSEEDELDQGQRVRTSPVPVLEKRPSTTTKRIGDHSVENEQSISSASTSTGFELTAIRILMELSVEVKELRQRLDHNTALLNDLVREKEADVSVYLKEDPISADLQLDLPLTLPEDLQELDLKLEDVDFANKLVLKLAVLGGKDVPSTTRRILANLLAPELAREYNWTGAKGKKEFKNFKINNIILRAVRQNSKTKDTTKDEVKGSITSFLYNARDLKGGRSKRRTAEQESGGPSKQGRVEVD
- the LOC111844269 gene encoding uncharacterized protein isoform X2 — protein: MLMFVTDLIITKNIIFSPFFQVYVCKDDRKEQYFNVEIAACVCDTPARAFVKNIKSHNGCLETEEEEERLRRTSRVPTRYQTVSSEEDELDQGQRVRTSPVPVLEKRPSTTTKRIGDHSVENEQSISSASTSTGFELTAIRILMELSVEVKELRQRLDHNTALLNDLVREKEADVSVYLKEDPISADLQLDLPLTLPEDLQELDLKLEDVDFANKLVLKLAVLGGKDVPSTTRRILANLLAPELAREYNWTGAKGKKEFKNFKINNIILRAVRQNSKTKDTTKDEVKGSITSFLYNARDLKGGRSKRRTAEQESGGPSKQGRVEVD
- the LOC111844269 gene encoding uncharacterized protein isoform X3; the encoded protein is MGLKTKKPFIIDLFCGNSKPPSATEYLKDFVDEVIFLKSNGVSFGGHHYQVEIAACVCDTPARAFVKNIKSHNGCLETEEEEERLRRTSRVPTRYQTVSSEEDELDQGQRVRTSPVPVLEKRPSTTTKRIGDHSVENEQSISSASTSTGFELTAIRILMELSVEEDPISADLQLDLPLTLPEDLQELDLKLEDVDFANKLVLKLAVLGGKDVPSTTRRILANLLAPELAREYNWTGAKGKKEFKNFKINNIILRAVRQNSKTKDTTKDEVKGSITSFLYNARDLKGGRSKRRTAEQESGGPSKQGRVEVD